In Nostoc sp. UHCC 0926, a single genomic region encodes these proteins:
- a CDS encoding M15 family metallopeptidase, which translates to MNKAGFSGKPQNSSNDLGDDIPVAVRDTPDATPKIWLQPRIMLIGGITGFVLLALISGFLFFVTAPKKTADFQRLPATSAPPTPAASNNSSDTVLGHFPYPEAPQSELVTISANRGIRMRKAAAQKFEEMVAAARSAGVILVPISGFRSVKDQEQLFFNVGAQRNQTPAERAALSAPPGHSEHHTGYAVDVGDGAVSATNLQTNFDKTKAYQWLQANAARFSFEMSFPKDNIQGVSYEPWHWRFVGDRDSLEMFYKARNLKPAKISP; encoded by the coding sequence TTGAATAAGGCTGGGTTTTCTGGAAAACCGCAAAACTCATCTAATGACCTTGGTGATGATATTCCAGTGGCTGTACGCGATACCCCTGATGCAACACCTAAAATTTGGTTGCAACCCCGAATTATGCTGATTGGGGGAATAACAGGATTTGTCCTGCTGGCTTTAATTAGCGGTTTTTTGTTTTTCGTCACAGCACCCAAAAAAACTGCCGATTTTCAACGTTTACCAGCTACTTCTGCTCCTCCAACTCCAGCAGCATCTAATAATTCTAGCGATACTGTGTTAGGGCATTTTCCCTACCCAGAAGCCCCTCAGTCAGAACTAGTAACCATCTCCGCAAATAGGGGCATTAGAATGCGAAAAGCTGCTGCCCAAAAATTTGAGGAGATGGTAGCAGCAGCGCGGAGTGCAGGTGTAATTTTAGTGCCAATTTCTGGCTTTCGCTCAGTCAAAGATCAGGAGCAGTTGTTTTTTAATGTCGGTGCCCAGCGAAATCAGACGCCAGCAGAACGAGCTGCCCTCAGCGCTCCTCCTGGTCATAGCGAACATCACACAGGTTATGCTGTAGATGTTGGAGACGGAGCAGTATCAGCAACTAATCTCCAAACTAACTTTGACAAGACCAAGGCTTATCAATGGCTGCAAGCAAATGCAGCACGTTTTAGCTTTGAAATGTCATTTCCTAAAGATAATATTCAAGGTGTGAGTTATGAGCCTTGGCACTGGCGTTTTGTAGGCGATCGCGATAGTTTGGAAATGTTTTACAAAGCCAGAAATTTAAAACCTGCTAAGATATCGCCATAG
- the mrdA gene encoding penicillin-binding protein 2, whose protein sequence is MSLFPLIGSKKDTRTVGRGFQSIFLIVFTLLMTAGIEARLAYLQIVEGPKLRERAEANRIRMILKQPERGNIFDRNGKLLASTRYPSSVYLWPMAHTKPSWSVVGPRLAQILNIPQDEMEKKLELAGANSSSLIRIARDLNEAQITALKEYKNELPEVEINRDSVRYYPHGKQLAHVLGYTRELTADQLKDKKQEGYRLGDVIGQMGVEKAYEKTLRGEWGGQQVEVDGAGRPIRVLGEKQAKAGNDLHLTIDLDVQKAAEKALGNHRGAIAALDPNNGAVLALVSYPTFDPNIFSKQKLSQKDWESVQGKDHPLINRALSAFPPASTFKIVTTTAGLESGQFSPDSVLQTFGSLTVGGVTFGEWNHAGFGPLGFPRAIAMSSDTFFYQVGRKVGGPTLIEWSRKYGFGQKTGIEFPNEESKGLVPDETWKQRVLKTPWSVGDTINMSIGQGALQVTPLQSAIMFSVPANGGYRVQPHLLKDNEEAKSWRESLNMKPETIKVLREGLRKVVSEGTGKRLDVPTIAPASGKSGTAEAGVGRPNHTWFGAYAPSNKPEIVVVAFGENTGEHGGTVCGPMVLQVLEAYFQHKYPGKYQKPQPEPSEAKTQNSGHVTGD, encoded by the coding sequence ATGTCTTTATTCCCATTAATTGGCAGCAAAAAAGATACCCGTACAGTTGGACGTGGTTTCCAATCAATATTTTTAATTGTATTTACCCTATTAATGACCGCTGGGATTGAGGCTCGTTTGGCATATTTGCAAATTGTTGAAGGCCCAAAACTCCGGGAACGAGCCGAAGCGAACCGAATTCGGATGATTCTTAAACAACCAGAACGGGGCAATATTTTTGACCGAAATGGCAAACTTTTAGCCAGTACTCGCTATCCTAGCTCTGTATATTTGTGGCCGATGGCACATACTAAGCCTTCCTGGTCAGTAGTCGGTCCCCGTCTAGCGCAAATTCTCAACATCCCGCAAGACGAGATGGAAAAGAAATTAGAACTAGCAGGTGCTAATTCTTCTTCGCTCATCCGCATTGCTCGTGATCTAAATGAAGCACAAATCACGGCATTAAAGGAGTATAAAAATGAACTACCAGAAGTAGAAATAAATAGAGATTCTGTACGTTATTACCCTCACGGTAAGCAATTAGCACATGTACTCGGTTATACGCGGGAATTGACCGCCGACCAGTTAAAGGACAAGAAGCAGGAAGGCTATCGACTGGGAGATGTAATCGGTCAGATGGGGGTGGAAAAGGCCTATGAAAAAACTCTGCGGGGCGAATGGGGCGGTCAGCAGGTGGAAGTAGATGGTGCGGGTAGACCAATCCGGGTTTTGGGGGAGAAACAGGCAAAAGCTGGTAACGATTTGCACCTGACCATAGATTTGGATGTGCAAAAGGCAGCAGAAAAAGCTTTGGGAAATCACCGAGGCGCGATCGCAGCCCTTGACCCGAATAACGGTGCTGTTTTAGCACTGGTATCTTACCCCACCTTTGACCCAAACATCTTCTCCAAACAAAAACTCTCCCAGAAAGATTGGGAAAGCGTGCAAGGTAAAGACCATCCCTTGATCAATCGGGCCCTGAGTGCCTTTCCACCTGCCAGTACCTTCAAAATTGTCACTACGACAGCTGGACTCGAATCAGGTCAATTCTCTCCTGACTCAGTATTACAGACCTTTGGTTCCCTGACTGTTGGTGGGGTGACTTTTGGTGAGTGGAACCACGCCGGATTTGGCCCATTGGGATTTCCCAGAGCGATCGCTATGAGTAGTGATACTTTTTTCTATCAAGTTGGCAGAAAAGTTGGTGGCCCAACTTTAATCGAATGGAGTCGCAAATACGGGTTTGGTCAAAAAACTGGTATTGAATTTCCCAACGAAGAATCAAAAGGCTTGGTTCCAGATGAAACATGGAAACAAAGAGTTTTGAAGACGCCTTGGAGTGTAGGTGACACCATTAATATGTCAATTGGTCAGGGCGCTTTGCAAGTCACACCCCTGCAATCAGCGATTATGTTTTCTGTTCCTGCTAATGGTGGGTATCGAGTTCAGCCGCATTTGCTCAAAGACAACGAAGAAGCAAAAAGTTGGCGAGAATCCTTAAATATGAAGCCGGAAACCATCAAAGTTCTCCGTGAGGGACTGCGGAAGGTGGTAAGTGAGGGTACAGGTAAGCGCTTAGATGTACCGACAATTGCCCCAGCGTCTGGGAAAAGTGGCACTGCTGAAGCCGGTGTTGGTCGCCCAAATCATACTTGGTTTGGTGCTTATGCCCCCAGTAATAAGCCGGAAATTGTGGTTGTGGCCTTTGGGGAAAATACTGGCGAGCATGGCGGTACTGTTTGTGGGCCGATGGTTTTACAAGTGTTGGAAGCTTATTTTCAGCATAAGTATCCAGGTAAGTATCAAAAACCTCAGCCTGAGCCATCAGAAGCTAAAACTCAGAATTCAGGACATGTGACTGGAGACTAA
- a CDS encoding ABC transporter ATP-binding protein, with protein MAQIVMQNQRGITTFQPLDVELRNVFKFFNQEPAVNGIDLDVRQGEFFSILGPSGCGKTTTLRLIAGFEIADAGKVLIQGQSMTNVPPYRRPVNTVFQSYALFNHLNVWDNIAFGLRLKKIRKSQIEARVEEALKLVKMESLRSRFPNQLSGGQQQRVALARALVNRPTVVLLDEPLGALDLKLRKEMQIELSNLHKDLGLTFVMVTHDQEEALSLSDRIAVMNQGKIAQVGTPSQIYERPQTSFVADFIGDTNLFSGEIVAVDSSNVQISTKTGLSIVINRAEDTPSELSQAVVVSVRPEKIQLSLYPPNLPANSFEGRLVNVMYLGTHVNYVVQLTNGININVLQPNTFGTLPDRDTPIYAWWAENDCLAISQ; from the coding sequence ATGGCTCAAATTGTCATGCAGAATCAGAGGGGGATAACAACTTTTCAGCCACTTGATGTTGAACTGCGTAATGTCTTCAAGTTTTTTAACCAAGAACCAGCAGTAAATGGAATCGACTTAGATGTTAGACAAGGAGAATTTTTTAGTATTTTAGGCCCCTCCGGTTGTGGTAAAACAACAACACTGCGCTTAATTGCTGGGTTTGAAATCGCTGACGCTGGCAAGGTATTGATTCAGGGTCAGTCTATGACTAATGTGCCGCCTTACCGCCGACCCGTCAATACTGTATTTCAAAGTTACGCTCTATTTAACCACCTGAATGTCTGGGATAACATCGCCTTCGGATTGAGGTTAAAAAAAATACGTAAATCGCAAATTGAAGCTAGAGTCGAAGAAGCTTTAAAACTGGTGAAAATGGAAAGTTTGCGATCGCGCTTTCCCAATCAACTTTCTGGTGGTCAACAGCAGCGAGTTGCTTTAGCAAGGGCCCTAGTCAACCGTCCCACCGTCGTATTACTGGATGAACCTTTAGGGGCGTTAGATTTAAAACTACGTAAGGAAATGCAGATTGAGTTATCAAATTTACACAAAGACTTGGGATTGACCTTTGTGATGGTGACACACGACCAAGAAGAAGCATTATCTTTGAGCGATCGCATTGCCGTGATGAACCAAGGCAAAATTGCACAAGTTGGCACTCCCAGCCAAATTTATGAACGTCCCCAGACATCCTTTGTTGCTGATTTTATTGGCGATACTAATTTATTCAGTGGTGAAATCGTCGCGGTAGACTCCTCTAATGTGCAAATTTCGACGAAAACGGGACTTTCAATTGTCATTAACCGCGCTGAAGATACACCATCTGAATTATCACAAGCGGTGGTAGTGAGTGTGCGCCCAGAAAAAATACAGCTTTCGCTTTATCCACCCAATTTGCCAGCTAATTCCTTTGAAGGACGGCTTGTCAATGTTATGTATTTGGGCACACACGTTAATTATGTTGTGCAATTAACAAATGGCATTAACATAAATGTGTTGCAACCTAATACTTTTGGCACTTTACCAGACCGCGACACGCCCATCTACGCTTGGTGGGCAGAAAATGATTGTTTAGCTATTAGTCAATAG